In a genomic window of Drosophila takahashii strain IR98-3 E-12201 chromosome 3L, DtakHiC1v2, whole genome shotgun sequence:
- the LOC108065191 gene encoding uncharacterized protein produces MICVTYAKSKAAKWSEIRSLIPPAVAVRGPCLKWVFMWHGPKEPETETRRRRRLMCRRPRKVKKILWSLVASSLILRKMASACNILNLPVEVLALIFKELLDIKDKLNFAETHPVLGKAFALQAGDTYKKIDFGERSIAEWAKILSLCGPSVSRISSQAVNKSVAVTKLASDFCPNLDEFFLAVRRRFWNHISPLLLTLKNLKWVGFINDFENVNVVDTLLKLPNLINLELYNFNRQDVERLKELVNLTELTLFNKKGDPIDIYKICSTMKNMDSLHIKYGNIKIPKDLGGEQLWPKIELLRIGYGLFYTPLPYLPTLQYLTIDNTDYRMKLNKIFGKTVTEYATTLESLRFCPETLRCIDLEEAATISKLKALKRLECQLESDLYIDHFITNLQQLESLSLQNSSNITCVGIVQLLGRCKKLRKLDVFGCRLLKKNLIIPPAIAILHMNGVQSNNPLVLTVGSEFGMVTDELIGGVLLVKGHNSFQFFDLLSQLF; encoded by the exons ATGATCTGCGTGACATATGCCAAATCGAAAGCCGCCAAATGGTCCGAAATCCGGAGCCTAATACCGCCGGCGGTGGCAGTCCGAGGTCCCTGCCTCAAGTGGGTATTTATGTGGCACGGACCAAAAGaaccagaaacagaaaccagGAGACGACGTCGTCTCATGTGTCGGAGGCCgagaaaagtgaaaaa AATTCTCTGGTCTCTGGTCGCTTCGAGCttaattttgagaaaaatggCGTCTGCCTGTAATATCTTAAATTTGCCGGTGGAGGTTCTTGCCTTAATTTTTAAGGAGCTACTGGATATCAAGGATAAACTTAATTTTGCCGAAACTCATCCAGTTCTGGGAAAAGCATTTGCCTTGCAAGCTGGAGATACTTATAAGAAAATCGATTTCGGGGAACGTTCCATTGCTGAGTGGGCAAAAATATTATCGTTGTGTGGACCATCCGTTTCTAGAATCTCAAGTCAAGCGGTAAACAAATCCGTTGCTGTGACGAAATTGGCTTCCGATTTCTGTCCCAATTTGGACGAGTTTTTCTTAGCAGTTCGTAGGCGTTTTTGGAACCACATATCTCCGCTTTTGTTGACcttgaaaaatctaaaatggGTCGGATTCATTAACGATTTCGAAAATGTGAATGTTGTCGACACTTTGCTGAAGTTACCCAATCtaattaatttggaattgTATAATTTCAACCGTCAAGATG TGGAAAGACTAAAGGAGCTTGTCAATCTGACGGAGCTGactttatttaacaaaaaaggaGATCCAAtcgatatttataaaatatgctcGACCATGAAAAATATGGATTCGTTGCATATAAAGTACGGCAACATTAAAATTCCCAAAGATCTTGGCGGTGAGCAGTTGTGGCCCAAGATAGAATTACTGAGAATTGGTTACGGTCTCTTTTACACGCCATTACCGTATTTACCGACTCTACAATATCTGACTATAGACAATACTGATTACCGTATGAAActcaacaaaatatttggcaAAACTGTAACCGAGTACGCCACTACATTGGAGTCCTTGCGTTTTTGCCCAGAAACCCTTCGATGCATCGATTTAGAAGAGGCCGCTACCATTTCTAAGTTGAAGGCCCTGAAGAGGCTTGAGTGTCAGTTGGAAAGCGATTTGTACATCGATCACTTTATTACTAACTTACAGCAGTTGGAGAGCTTAAGCCTTCAAAATTCTTCTAACATTACATGTGTGGGCATTGTCCAGTTGCTAGGTCGTTGCAAGAAGCTACGTAAACTTGATGTCTTTGGTTGTCGCCTCCTCAAGAAGAATTTGATAATTCCACCGGCTATCGCTATTCTACATATGAACGGCGTTCAGTCAAATAATCCCTTGGTACTCACGGTCGGTTCTGAATTTGGAATGGTCACCGAT GAGCTGATTGGCGGTGTGTTGCTCGTCAAAGGACACAACAGCTTCCAATTTTTTGATCTGCTGTCGCagcttttctaa